In the genome of Methylophaga nitratireducenticrescens, one region contains:
- the fdhF gene encoding formate dehydrogenase subunit alpha, with product MATQLQDSVEMVEFTLNGQKISARADETILKIAEREGIEIPHLCYSEREGQDGNCRSCMVEVEGERVLAPSCCRYPGNDIKVQTNSERALHSQKMVLELLKSDVSEKPHTLHSELDYWAGKLEISTPRFQPRKPVAPDLSHPGIAVNMDACIQCTRCVRACRDEQNNDVIGLAMRGSHTEIVFDLDDPMGESTCVACGECVQACPTGALMPANEVGMVEPDRQVESVCPYCGVGCQLTYNIKDDKILYVEGRDGPANHGRLCVKGRYGFDYVHHPHRLTKPLIRREDAPKNGEFTMEPNDIDKIFREATWEEALDMAAQGFLKIRDQKGPNALAGFGSAKGSNEEAYLFQKLIRIGFKTNNVDHCTRLCHASSVVALLECLGSGAVSNPVADVDKADVIVIIGANPTVNHPVGATWMKNALRSGSKLILLDPRTTELSRQATHHLAFKPGSDVPMLNAIMHVIVEENLVDQSFVTERTQGFEEMKKHLQKYSPELMEPICGIPAQTLREVARLYAKADASMILWGMGVSQHVHGTDNARCLISLALMTGQIGRPGTGLHPLRGQNNVQGASDMGLIPMRLPDYFKVEDDSARQNLEQLWGAEIDSNPGLTVVEIMDAIHAGNLNGLYIMGENPAMSDPDANHARQALSELDILVVQDIFLTETAYLADVILPASGFPEKTGTFTNTDRLVQMGRKAIPMPGDARQDLWIIQQIAQRMGLDWHYDGPKEVFDEIRKAVPSMGGITWERLERQHGVVYPCEQEGDPGEAIIFTDRFPTTDGRGLFVPADIVEPDERPDEEYPYILITGRMLEHWHTGSMTRRSNVLDALEPEAVATIHPLTLDEMNVRPGEMVTLSTRRGEVSVVARVDEAVPTGAIFMAFCYYEAAVNKLSNAALDPAAKIPEFKYCAVKVTPGGEPLKFHSYGGGQAVNKLRQ from the coding sequence AGACCAATAGCGAACGTGCTTTGCATTCGCAAAAAATGGTACTGGAACTGCTCAAATCTGATGTTTCCGAAAAGCCGCATACGCTGCATTCCGAACTGGATTACTGGGCAGGTAAGCTTGAAATCAGTACACCAAGATTTCAGCCCCGCAAACCAGTGGCTCCTGATCTTTCGCATCCCGGTATTGCCGTTAATATGGATGCCTGTATTCAATGTACGCGTTGTGTTCGTGCCTGTCGTGATGAACAGAATAACGATGTAATTGGTCTGGCAATGCGCGGTAGTCATACCGAAATTGTCTTTGATCTTGATGACCCGATGGGTGAAAGCACCTGTGTTGCCTGTGGTGAATGTGTTCAGGCCTGTCCAACCGGTGCATTGATGCCTGCCAATGAAGTAGGCATGGTTGAACCGGATCGTCAGGTTGAATCGGTTTGTCCGTATTGTGGTGTGGGCTGTCAGCTTACCTACAACATCAAAGACGATAAAATTCTGTACGTTGAAGGCCGTGATGGCCCGGCCAACCATGGCCGGTTGTGTGTGAAAGGCCGCTACGGGTTTGACTACGTACATCATCCACATCGTCTGACCAAACCCCTTATCCGCCGTGAAGATGCACCAAAAAATGGTGAATTTACGATGGAGCCTAACGATATCGACAAAATCTTCCGTGAAGCCACCTGGGAAGAAGCGTTGGATATGGCGGCGCAGGGTTTCCTGAAGATCCGCGATCAAAAAGGCCCCAATGCATTGGCCGGTTTCGGTAGTGCCAAAGGCAGTAATGAAGAAGCCTACTTATTCCAGAAACTGATTCGCATCGGATTTAAAACCAATAATGTCGATCACTGTACCCGTCTTTGCCACGCCTCATCAGTTGTAGCCTTGCTGGAGTGTCTGGGCTCAGGCGCAGTATCTAATCCTGTAGCAGATGTCGATAAAGCCGATGTGATTGTAATAATTGGTGCTAATCCGACGGTGAATCATCCGGTGGGTGCGACGTGGATGAAAAATGCGCTGCGTTCTGGGAGCAAACTGATTTTGCTGGATCCACGGACCACAGAATTATCGCGCCAGGCGACACATCATCTAGCCTTTAAGCCTGGCAGTGACGTGCCGATGCTGAATGCCATTATGCATGTCATTGTCGAAGAAAATCTGGTCGATCAAAGCTTTGTTACCGAGCGTACACAAGGCTTTGAAGAGATGAAAAAACATCTGCAGAAATACTCTCCGGAATTAATGGAGCCAATTTGTGGCATTCCTGCCCAAACATTGCGAGAGGTAGCGCGGCTTTATGCTAAAGCTGATGCGTCAATGATTCTGTGGGGCATGGGCGTATCACAACATGTCCACGGTACTGATAATGCCCGTTGCCTGATTTCATTGGCTTTAATGACTGGTCAGATTGGCCGCCCGGGTACCGGATTGCATCCTTTGCGTGGGCAGAATAATGTTCAAGGCGCATCGGATATGGGGCTTATCCCAATGCGCTTGCCGGATTATTTCAAAGTAGAAGACGATTCGGCTCGGCAAAATCTGGAACAATTATGGGGAGCAGAAATTGATTCCAACCCGGGTCTCACGGTAGTTGAAATCATGGATGCGATTCATGCCGGTAATTTGAATGGTTTGTATATTATGGGTGAAAACCCAGCAATGTCAGATCCGGATGCCAATCATGCTCGCCAAGCTTTGTCAGAGCTCGATATTCTGGTGGTGCAAGATATCTTCCTGACAGAAACCGCCTACCTGGCGGATGTTATTTTGCCTGCGTCAGGCTTCCCGGAAAAAACCGGTACTTTCACTAACACTGATCGTCTGGTGCAAATGGGGCGAAAAGCAATTCCAATGCCTGGAGATGCCCGCCAGGATTTATGGATCATCCAGCAGATTGCCCAGCGAATGGGGCTGGACTGGCATTACGATGGACCCAAGGAAGTCTTTGACGAAATTCGTAAAGCGGTACCATCTATGGGGGGTATTACCTGGGAACGTCTGGAACGTCAACACGGTGTGGTTTATCCCTGTGAACAGGAAGGTGATCCGGGTGAAGCGATTATTTTCACCGATCGTTTCCCGACCACAGATGGGCGAGGTCTGTTTGTTCCTGCGGATATTGTTGAGCCAGATGAACGTCCTGACGAAGAATATCCTTACATCCTGATCACCGGCCGTATGCTGGAACATTGGCATACCGGTTCAATGACCCGTCGTTCCAATGTGCTGGATGCGCTGGAACCTGAAGCTGTGGCGACCATTCATCCGCTTACGCTTGATGAAATGAATGTTCGACCAGGCGAAATGGTGACATTATCCACCCGTCGCGGTGAAGTCTCCGTGGTCGCTCGGGTTGATGAAGCAGTGCCAACCGGCGCAATATTTATGGCCTTCTGTTATTACGAGGCGGCGGTAAACAAACTCTCCAATGCAGCTTTGGATCCAGCAGCAAAAATTCCGGAGTTCAAATACTGCGCGGTAAAAGTCACCCCAGGGGGAGAACCTTTGAAGTTTCATAGTTACGGTGGTGGTCAAGCTGTTAACAAACTTAGGCAGTGA
- the surE gene encoding 5'/3'-nucleotidase SurE, which produces MKILISNDDGYMAKGIRTLARSLAGLGEITVVAPDRNRSGASNSLTLENPLRLDRMEDGVYRVEGTPTDCVHLAITGLLEDEPDMVVSGINAGANLGDDVLYSGTVAAAMEGRFLGLPAIAISLASFEGKHYETAGWVAQQLVERLKSVALPADTILNVNVPDLPIEEIIGFESTRLGHRHKAEPVIKEMDPRGRPMYWIGPAGAEQDAGPGTDFDAIRRGAVSVTPLQIDLTRYDAIDGVSRWLESTLP; this is translated from the coding sequence ATGAAGATCCTCATAAGTAACGATGACGGCTACATGGCAAAGGGTATCCGTACGCTGGCACGCTCACTTGCCGGTTTGGGGGAAATCACAGTGGTTGCCCCCGACCGTAATCGCAGTGGTGCCAGCAACTCGCTGACATTGGAAAATCCGCTAAGACTGGATCGCATGGAAGATGGTGTCTACCGGGTCGAAGGTACACCCACGGACTGTGTACATCTGGCGATTACCGGGTTGCTGGAAGACGAACCGGATATGGTAGTTTCAGGCATTAATGCAGGAGCCAACCTGGGTGATGATGTGCTGTATTCCGGCACCGTGGCTGCCGCGATGGAAGGTCGCTTTCTGGGGTTACCAGCAATAGCTATTTCGCTGGCAAGCTTCGAAGGAAAACACTACGAAACAGCTGGCTGGGTGGCCCAACAGTTAGTCGAAAGACTTAAATCTGTAGCATTACCCGCTGATACTATTCTCAATGTAAATGTGCCCGATTTGCCGATAGAAGAAATTATTGGCTTTGAAAGTACCCGTCTTGGGCATCGGCATAAAGCTGAACCCGTGATTAAAGAAATGGATCCGCGTGGCAGACCAATGTATTGGATTGGTCCTGCCGGGGCGGAACAGGATGCTGGTCCCGGCACTGATTTTGATGCGATTCGCCGTGGTGCAGTATCGGTGACACCGTTGCAAATTGATTTAACGCGATACGATGCGATTGATGGCGTCTCAAGATGGTTGGAAAGCACTTTGCCATGA
- a CDS encoding protein-L-isoaspartate(D-aspartate) O-methyltransferase, with the protein MIADPRGIGMTSQRTRDRLIQRLQERGIQNIQLLTVMRQCPRHLFVDEALASRAYEDTALPIGLGQTISQPYIVARMTEILLQVGPRNKVLEVGTGSGYQTAVLSALVPRVFSVERIAPLLKQARERFYQLKLNNIRLKHSDGNWGWPENGPYDGIIVTCGAEHIPPTLLEQLAPGGRLVIPVGGSKGQILKVIDRVGGKFEETEWDAVSFVPLLSGQIG; encoded by the coding sequence ATGATCGCCGATCCACGTGGAATAGGGATGACCTCACAGAGGACACGGGATCGTCTGATCCAGCGTCTGCAGGAGCGAGGTATCCAGAATATTCAACTGTTAACAGTAATGCGGCAGTGCCCCCGGCATTTATTTGTCGACGAGGCTTTAGCGAGCAGAGCGTATGAAGACACAGCACTGCCGATTGGCCTGGGCCAGACAATTTCGCAACCCTATATTGTGGCACGAATGACCGAAATTCTGCTGCAGGTTGGCCCCAGAAACAAGGTTTTAGAAGTCGGTACGGGGTCCGGATATCAGACTGCCGTGTTATCAGCGTTGGTACCAAGGGTGTTCAGTGTTGAGCGTATTGCGCCTTTGTTGAAACAGGCCAGAGAACGTTTCTACCAGTTAAAGCTCAACAATATCCGCCTCAAACACAGTGATGGCAATTGGGGCTGGCCGGAAAATGGCCCCTATGACGGTATTATCGTCACCTGTGGTGCAGAACACATACCGCCCACCTTGTTGGAACAACTTGCACCCGGTGGACGATTGGTAATACCCGTCGGTGGCAGCAAGGGACAGATCCTGAAAGTGATAGATCGGGTCGGTGGTAAATTTGAAGAAACGGAATGGGACGCCGTCAGTTTTGTCCCGCTGTTAAGTGGACAGATTGGATGA
- a CDS encoding YqaA family protein, protein MKLFSGLYAKVMQWARHKHATYWLALVSFTESSFFLIPPDVMLAPMSLARPDKAWFYAGLTTIASVLGGLLGYTIGVFALQMVEPWIIQFGYTEAYETAQQWFADYGFWAIFLAGFTPIPYKIFTIASGAVGMLLLPFVLGSLIGRGMRFFLVAGLMKWGGKPFEEKLHLWVDRLGWITVGLLLLVYLIFV, encoded by the coding sequence ATGAAATTATTTTCAGGGCTTTACGCAAAAGTCATGCAATGGGCCAGGCATAAACACGCCACCTATTGGCTGGCATTAGTCAGCTTTACTGAATCATCCTTTTTCCTGATACCACCCGATGTGATGCTGGCACCAATGTCGTTGGCAAGACCAGATAAAGCCTGGTTTTATGCCGGCTTAACCACGATAGCCTCTGTATTGGGCGGATTATTGGGCTACACTATCGGGGTGTTTGCTTTACAGATGGTTGAGCCCTGGATTATTCAGTTTGGCTATACTGAAGCCTATGAAACGGCTCAGCAATGGTTTGCCGATTATGGTTTCTGGGCAATCTTTTTAGCTGGCTTTACACCGATACCGTACAAGATATTTACTATTGCTTCCGGCGCGGTGGGAATGTTGTTATTACCGTTTGTCCTGGGTTCTTTGATTGGCCGTGGTATGCGGTTTTTTCTGGTCGCTGGTTTAATGAAGTGGGGCGGTAAGCCTTTTGAAGAAAAATTACATCTGTGGGTGGATCGACTCGGCTGGATAACAGTCGGTCTGTTGCTTTTGGTCTATTTGATATTTGTCTGA
- a CDS encoding peptidoglycan DD-metalloendopeptidase family protein — MKRLFMVLMLTLTACSGNYALAPIGREDAGRYQQRPAPAPAPNSYTVRKGDTLYSISFRYGMDYRDVARINDIRPPYTIYVGQKIKFKGAPITASTARPGTVKPSTSRPSSPSVTRPSTTAQPSRPSTATQTPQVKPSTPKPSSSPALTSGSESLIWRWPTEGRVVSTFSESAAGRKGINIIGKPGQPILAAADGKVVYSGNGLPRYGNLLIVKHNDVYLSAYAHNDTLLVKEGDTVKNGQRIATLGRSGTQVEQLHFEIRRNGKPVDPIRFLPKQ, encoded by the coding sequence ATGAAACGGCTGTTCATGGTGTTGATGCTTACGTTGACTGCTTGTAGCGGTAACTATGCGTTAGCGCCGATTGGCAGAGAAGATGCCGGCAGATATCAGCAACGTCCTGCCCCGGCCCCAGCACCAAACAGCTATACCGTCAGAAAAGGCGATACGCTGTATTCAATCAGCTTCCGCTATGGCATGGATTATCGTGATGTTGCACGTATCAATGACATCCGACCACCGTATACGATTTATGTTGGACAAAAAATCAAATTTAAGGGCGCGCCAATAACAGCCTCAACAGCACGTCCAGGAACCGTAAAACCAAGCACTAGCAGGCCTTCATCACCTTCGGTCACACGACCCTCAACCACCGCCCAACCGTCACGACCATCGACCGCCACGCAAACACCTCAGGTGAAACCCTCTACGCCTAAACCTTCATCCTCGCCAGCGCTGACCTCAGGCAGTGAAAGCCTTATCTGGCGTTGGCCGACAGAAGGTCGGGTGGTCTCGACCTTTTCAGAATCTGCCGCTGGTCGCAAAGGCATCAATATTATCGGTAAACCCGGCCAGCCTATTTTAGCGGCAGCTGATGGCAAGGTGGTTTACAGCGGGAATGGTTTGCCACGTTACGGTAACCTACTGATTGTCAAGCATAATGATGTATATCTGAGCGCCTATGCCCACAATGATACGTTGCTGGTCAAAGAGGGCGATACGGTGAAAAATGGTCAGCGGATTGCCACACTCGGTCGTTCCGGTACACAAGTGGAACAATTGCATTTCGAAATCCGCCGTAACGGTAAACCCGTCGATCCAATCCGCTTTCTGCCTAAACAATAA
- the prfB gene encoding peptide chain release factor 2 (programmed frameshift): MQRIKTLRDRSDDLRGYLDFDTKAERLVEVTRELEDPNVWNEPENAQKLGQERSSLERIVKTLSSHSEVLDDAKDLLELAVEENDEDTFNAVNADLDALEKGLEKLEFQRMFSGKLDANSAYLDIQSGSGGTEAQDWANIILRMYLRWGEAQGYKVTLMEVSEGEVAGIKSATVRFEGEYAFGMLRTETGVHRLVRKSPFDSGARRHTSFASVFVYPEVDDTIEIDINPSDLRIDTYRSSGAGGQHVNTTDSAVRITHVPTNTVVQCQMERSQHKNRDQAMNQLRAKLYELELQKQNEVKQAAEESKSDIGWGSQIRSYVLDQSRIKDLRTGVETGNTQAVLDGDLDQFIEASLKSGL, from the exons ATGCAACGAATTAAAACTCTCCGTGATCGCAGTGACGATCTCAGGGGGTATCTT GACTTCGATACTAAGGCAGAACGCTTAGTCGAAGTCACCCGTGAGCTGGAAGATCCCAATGTCTGGAATGAGCCGGAAAACGCCCAGAAACTCGGACAGGAGCGCTCAAGTCTCGAGCGTATTGTCAAAACGCTGTCTTCGCACAGCGAAGTACTGGATGATGCCAAAGACCTGCTTGAACTCGCTGTAGAAGAAAACGACGAAGACACCTTTAATGCCGTAAATGCCGATTTGGATGCATTGGAAAAAGGTCTGGAAAAACTCGAATTCCAACGCATGTTCTCCGGCAAACTTGACGCCAACAGCGCCTATCTCGATATCCAATCCGGCTCGGGTGGTACTGAAGCACAAGACTGGGCCAATATTATTCTGCGTATGTATCTGCGTTGGGGCGAAGCTCAGGGTTACAAAGTCACGCTGATGGAAGTCTCCGAAGGTGAGGTCGCCGGTATCAAGAGCGCCACCGTTCGCTTTGAAGGCGAATATGCTTTTGGCATGTTGCGCACCGAAACCGGTGTACATCGTCTGGTACGTAAATCACCGTTCGACTCCGGTGCCCGTCGCCATACCTCCTTTGCCTCGGTGTTTGTTTATCCGGAAGTTGATGACACCATTGAAATCGATATCAACCCGTCTGATTTACGTATTGATACTTACCGCTCAAGTGGTGCAGGTGGTCAGCACGTTAACACCACCGACTCAGCGGTACGTATTACTCACGTACCCACCAACACCGTGGTGCAATGTCAGATGGAACGCTCACAGCATAAAAACCGTGACCAGGCGATGAACCAGTTACGCGCCAAACTGTATGAGCTGGAATTACAAAAGCAAAACGAAGTCAAACAAGCCGCTGAAGAATCCAAATCGGATATCGGCTGGGGCAGTCAAATCCGCTCCTATGTACTCGACCAATCACGCATCAAAGATTTACGTACCGGTGTCGAAACCGGAAACACGCAGGCTGTTCTGGATGGCGATCTGGATCAATTCATTGAAGCCTCACTTAAATCAGGCTTATAA
- the lysS gene encoding lysine--tRNA ligase, producing MSNEIEIELDENRLIAQRREKLTEIRAQGNAFPNDFRRNVMNGELQAEYAEWDAEKLKENPRRVKIAGRMMTQRVMGKASFATLRDMSGDIQIYVARDNLPEGFYANFKTWDLGDIVGAEGILFRTQKDELSVRVESVQLLTKSLRPLPEKFHGLSDMETRYRQRYVDLIMNEASRETFRIRTKVIDGIRRYLMDKDYLEVETPMMQAIPGGATARPFTTYHNALDMDLFLRIAPELYLKRLIVGGFERVFEINRNFRNEGLSTRHNPEFTMVEFYQAYADFNDLMDLTEDMLRTVTQNVLGSSQVHYQGLDIDFAQPFDRMTVKDSILHFNPDLKAEQLDSIEAAREVALGLGIPLKDSYGLGKVQIEIFEKTVEHQLMQPTFITAYPTEVSPLARRSDNDPFVTDRFEFFVGGREIANGFSELNDAEDQAERFKAQVAEKDAGDIEAMHYDADYIRALEYGMPPTAGEGIGIDRLVMLLTDSPSIRDVLLFPHMRPE from the coding sequence ATGAGCAACGAAATAGAAATAGAACTCGACGAAAACCGACTGATAGCCCAGCGCCGTGAAAAACTCACCGAGATCCGGGCGCAGGGCAATGCTTTTCCGAACGATTTTCGCCGCAATGTGATGAACGGCGAACTTCAGGCTGAATACGCTGAATGGGATGCTGAAAAGCTCAAAGAAAATCCACGCCGTGTCAAAATTGCGGGCCGAATGATGACACAGCGTGTCATGGGCAAAGCCAGCTTTGCAACGCTACGCGATATGTCGGGCGATATACAGATCTATGTAGCACGCGATAATTTACCAGAAGGCTTTTATGCCAACTTTAAAACCTGGGATTTGGGCGACATCGTGGGTGCCGAAGGTATTTTATTTCGTACCCAAAAAGATGAATTATCCGTACGTGTTGAGAGCGTGCAATTACTGACCAAATCACTGCGTCCATTACCAGAAAAATTCCACGGTCTGTCAGATATGGAAACCCGCTACCGCCAGCGTTATGTCGATCTGATCATGAACGAAGCCAGCCGCGAAACTTTCCGGATTCGTACCAAAGTGATTGATGGCATACGTCGTTACCTGATGGACAAAGACTACCTCGAAGTCGAAACCCCAATGATGCAAGCCATTCCCGGCGGCGCCACAGCCAGACCGTTCACCACGTATCACAATGCATTGGATATGGACCTGTTCCTGCGTATCGCACCGGAACTGTATCTGAAACGACTGATTGTCGGTGGCTTTGAACGGGTATTTGAAATCAACCGTAATTTCCGTAACGAAGGTCTGTCCACTCGTCATAATCCTGAATTCACCATGGTCGAGTTTTATCAGGCCTATGCCGATTTTAATGATCTAATGGATCTCACCGAAGATATGCTGCGTACCGTGACCCAGAATGTACTCGGCAGCAGCCAGGTACATTATCAAGGTCTGGATATTGATTTTGCCCAGCCGTTTGATCGCATGACCGTTAAAGATTCCATCCTGCATTTCAACCCGGATCTGAAAGCCGAACAACTCGACAGCATCGAAGCCGCCAGAGAAGTCGCCCTGGGCCTGGGAATTCCATTAAAAGACAGCTACGGTCTTGGCAAAGTCCAAATCGAAATCTTCGAAAAAACCGTCGAACATCAACTGATGCAACCGACCTTTATTACTGCCTACCCAACCGAAGTCTCCCCATTGGCAAGACGCAGTGATAACGACCCATTTGTCACCGACCGATTTGAATTCTTCGTCGGTGGCCGAGAAATCGCCAATGGCTTTTCGGAGTTAAACGACGCCGAAGACCAGGCCGAACGCTTCAAAGCCCAGGTCGCCGAAAAAGATGCCGGTGATATCGAAGCCATGCATTACGACGCTGACTATATCCGTGCACTTGAATACGGTATGCCCCCAACCGCCGGTGAAGGGATTGGTATTGATCGTCTGGTAATGTTGTTGACTGACTCACCTTCAATCAGAGATGTTTTGTTGTTTCCGCATATGCGGCCGGAATAA
- a CDS encoding integron integrase, with product MTQSPFLKSIADFMMVRNYSRRTIDSYVYWIKYFIVFNGKQHPSQLGDVAIERFLTHLAVNRQVAQSTQAIALNAIVFLKTKFLNQEVGNVSAFSRASRQRKLPVVLTKDEVSALLQTVSGIQKLMLSILYGSGLRRIELVRLRVKDIDFDMYQIQVWNGKGGKHRLVTLAIELLEPLKNQVNRVNQLLLEDKLVKGYSGTSLPNALERKYPNASFQLGWQYVFPSTRLAIDPFSGKLKRHHFDESAVNKLVRQAATKAGIKKQVTTHTLRHSFATHLLQSGADIRTVQQQLGHADVKTTEIYTHVLKQGAHGVKSPLSTL from the coding sequence ATGACCCAATCTCCATTTCTTAAATCCATTGCAGATTTTATGATGGTGCGAAATTACAGCCGTCGTACCATCGATTCGTATGTTTACTGGATTAAATATTTCATAGTTTTCAATGGTAAGCAACATCCCTCACAATTAGGTGATGTTGCGATTGAACGTTTTCTGACTCATCTTGCTGTGAATCGCCAAGTTGCACAGTCGACCCAAGCAATAGCACTCAATGCCATTGTTTTTCTGAAAACAAAGTTTCTGAATCAAGAAGTAGGTAATGTTTCAGCTTTTTCCCGTGCTTCACGACAACGAAAATTGCCAGTAGTCTTAACAAAAGACGAAGTCAGTGCACTTTTACAAACTGTTTCGGGCATTCAAAAGCTGATGTTGTCGATACTTTATGGTTCAGGTTTACGCAGGATCGAGCTTGTTCGTTTAAGAGTGAAGGATATTGATTTTGATATGTATCAAATTCAAGTTTGGAATGGCAAAGGTGGCAAACATCGACTAGTTACTTTGGCAATTGAATTACTGGAACCATTGAAAAATCAGGTTAATCGAGTTAATCAATTATTATTGGAGGACAAGCTAGTTAAAGGTTATTCAGGTACATCATTGCCTAATGCTTTGGAAAGGAAGTATCCAAATGCCTCCTTTCAGTTAGGTTGGCAGTATGTTTTTCCTTCAACCAGGCTGGCAATTGATCCATTTTCTGGAAAACTGAAACGCCACCACTTTGATGAAAGTGCGGTGAACAAGCTAGTCAGACAAGCTGCCACAAAAGCTGGAATAAAAAAACAAGTGACAACACATACGCTTCGTCACTCCTTCGCAACACACTTGCTGCAATCCGGTGCCGATATTCGCACGGTTCAACAACAATTAGGACATGCCGATGTGAAAACAACTGAGATTTATACGCATGTACTCAAACAAGGTGCTCATGGAGTAAAAAGCCCATTGAGCACCCTGTAA
- a CDS encoding DUF5655 domain-containing protein — protein MPIFDISGDKLSAVEQKNFSLEKDLQMLIEKNLETVFNCRFVASEFSTGAQHAGRIDSLALSEEDNPVIIEYKKVESSELINQSLFYLHWIQDHKGDFEIAVQKRLGSDVKVDWSDVRVICIAPNYKKYDLHAVQVMGANIELWKYRLFSNDSIYLEEVFHASKSAATSATAIPTENGYKNPVMVEAGKKAALTRATAIYTFDERLEGKSEEIRELTATIREFILGLDESIEEVPKKFYVAYKVSQNIACMEVKGKNIKLFLKLKPSDVPDGTPNYRDVTAIGHYGTGDVEFTVSSESEFEPVKEFIAMAYNKVGG, from the coding sequence GTGCCGATATTTGATATTTCAGGGGATAAGCTATCTGCCGTAGAGCAGAAGAACTTTTCCTTGGAAAAGGACTTGCAAATGCTGATCGAGAAGAATCTCGAAACGGTTTTCAATTGCCGATTTGTTGCCAGTGAATTTTCAACTGGTGCCCAGCACGCAGGCCGGATTGATAGCCTTGCTCTATCAGAAGAAGATAATCCCGTCATCATCGAATACAAAAAAGTCGAATCATCGGAACTGATCAACCAAAGTCTTTTCTATCTGCACTGGATTCAAGACCACAAAGGTGATTTCGAGATCGCCGTACAGAAGCGGCTTGGTAGCGATGTCAAAGTTGATTGGTCAGACGTCAGGGTAATTTGCATAGCTCCCAACTATAAGAAATATGACTTGCACGCTGTGCAAGTCATGGGCGCGAATATCGAGTTATGGAAATATCGATTGTTTTCCAACGACTCAATATATCTTGAGGAGGTTTTTCACGCTTCTAAGTCAGCGGCTACATCTGCCACGGCGATACCGACTGAGAACGGGTATAAAAACCCTGTTATGGTTGAGGCAGGTAAGAAAGCTGCCCTGACTCGCGCTACTGCGATCTATACATTTGATGAAAGGCTTGAAGGCAAGAGTGAAGAAATTCGGGAGTTAACGGCAACGATTCGTGAATTCATCCTCGGCTTGGATGAGTCTATCGAAGAGGTTCCGAAGAAGTTTTATGTCGCTTATAAAGTCTCCCAAAACATTGCCTGTATGGAGGTCAAAGGCAAGAACATCAAACTTTTTCTCAAGCTGAAGCCGTCTGATGTTCCAGATGGAACACCGAATTACCGGGATGTGACTGCAATTGGCCACTATGGTACGGGCGATGTTGAATTCACAGTATCATCTGAATCCGAGTTTGAACCAGTCAAGGAATTCATCGCCATGGCGTATAACAAGGTCGGTGGCTAA